The nucleotide window AGATAGGCTTCTTTGACGTTTTTGGCGTCGGCCAGGAGAACCACATTGTCCGACCAGGTGGGAAACCCTTCTTTGGGATAGATATATTTGACGGAAGGCAACTGAGCCCGGATACGCATGGATGCACCATTCCAATTTTGGGAGGCATAAACATCCTCGGAGGTCATTTTTTCGATGACGCCATAGTCGATGGTCTTCCAGTGAGGCTTGCTGTTGAGCAGCAGGTCGTTAATTTTCTTCAAATCTGTAGGATTTGAATTGCACATTGGCAATCCCAGATAAAACGAGGCGGCATTGATCACTGCCTTCATTTCGGGCAGCATGTTGATTTTGCCTTTGAGCTGCTTGGGCGGATCGAATAAAAGGGCCCAGGAATCCGCCTTGGGACCATCGTAGTATTTTGTGTTGAGGCTGACGCCGGTGGTCCCCCAGTGCCAGGGAATGGAATACTGCCGGCCGGGATCGAAACTGACTTTAACATGCTCCGTCCTGACATATTTGAAATTGGCCATCTTGCTAACATCGATCCGTTGCAATAGGCCTTGTCTAACCAGGACCGGGATAATGAAGTGAGACGGTACCGCTAGATCGTAACCATGCCCGCCGGCTTTGATTTTAGCCAGCATCATATCGTTTGAGTCATAGGTATCGAGCTTGACCTCGATGCCGGTTTCCTGGGTAAACTTTTTTAATAGGTCGGGATTGGTATAATCACCCCAATTGTAAAAATGAAGGGTGCCGGCTGCACCAGTCGGGGCGGCGACGGTAAGAGCAGACAGCGCCAACATCAACCATGCGTAACATCTCATTTTCGAGCTATCCATTAAAATGATATTGAAGATCTGGTATACTAGATCAGGTCGTGACTTTTTTTGTTATCGCCTTATTACGATTCGATGTTCAGGCCGAGTGTGCCAAGACCTTCGATGATTCGATCGGCAATGTCTTCAAATTTAATATAGCGGCCGATCAGGACACGGCCGCGCTTTTCAAAGTCGGGTTTAAGCTCAAGCAGCGTGCGAACACAGGCTTGTCCCTCCTCAAGTTTTTCCAGATGGCCGCAAACTGAAGCTATTAATAACTGTGTCCAGAAAAATTCC belongs to Desulfobacterales bacterium and includes:
- a CDS encoding extracellular solute-binding protein; translation: MRCYAWLMLALSALTVAAPTGAAGTLHFYNWGDYTNPDLLKKFTQETGIEVKLDTYDSNDMMLAKIKAGGHGYDLAVPSHFIIPVLVRQGLLQRIDVSKMANFKYVRTEHVKVSFDPGRQYSIPWHWGTTGVSLNTKYYDGPKADSWALLFDPPKQLKGKINMLPEMKAVINAASFYLGLPMCNSNPTDLKKINDLLLNSKPHWKTIDYGVIEKMTSEDVYASQNWNGASMRIRAQLPSVKYIYPKEGFPTWSDNVVLLADAKNVKEAYLFMNFIMAPENAALNSNYVRFGNALAGSEKYMDAEMAKAPEITGPNDVSKMVFIPECSQDVNQMYTKIWNNFLK